The Shewanella sp. KX20019 genome window below encodes:
- a CDS encoding FG-GAP repeat domain-containing protein gives MESVLKGLGIGLVVLGGIVAHPAEAKSTAKLTLTETTLNAPFNLTHPIASADLLPTPGKELIAFGIDDLSQRWMAVYALESGQYQLAIKFELPQALHSFDITEYQTGKRQQLYFLSQDELQLFQPQKDSATAELITIAEINSLSFKSRPDYLSRGEFIADLNGDKQDDILIHDFNQVQLFIANNGEFKQQVLPIKPQSRLFEDGATYTQSKLYASDINLDGLVDIVKIGEGELELYRQVEGGMFDPITEFVSVRQPISGIDWWNKRDAFGEQLDQSELVYRKVEELKDINNDGITDLVVRYTKSSGVFDRANDYEVYLGENQKGKLVFPKVASSVVKAEGTLTGLQFIDIDSDDKVEVMVAGFDIGLSQIIGALLSGSIDQDVHLFKMDEQGRFAKESNVSKEVELNFSLSSGQSGSPVVKLADLNGDGLKDLMLSDDEDTLRIYFGQSGSRLFSREAEKHDLKLPIDGGMLQSDDLNGDGKEDILIKYGKQDDKALANQFRVLFAS, from the coding sequence ATGGAATCGGTTTTAAAAGGCTTGGGTATTGGATTAGTGGTACTAGGGGGGATTGTTGCTCATCCCGCTGAAGCCAAGTCAACGGCTAAATTGACACTGACAGAAACAACATTGAATGCGCCTTTTAACTTGACGCACCCTATTGCGTCCGCCGATCTACTGCCGACTCCAGGTAAAGAGTTAATCGCCTTTGGGATCGATGATTTAAGTCAGCGCTGGATGGCGGTTTATGCGTTAGAAAGTGGTCAGTATCAGCTGGCGATTAAATTCGAGTTGCCCCAAGCGTTGCACTCGTTTGATATTACAGAGTATCAAACCGGTAAGCGCCAACAATTGTATTTTTTATCGCAAGATGAATTACAGCTGTTTCAGCCTCAAAAAGACAGCGCCACTGCCGAGTTAATCACCATCGCTGAGATCAATTCCTTATCCTTTAAATCTCGCCCAGATTACTTAAGCCGTGGCGAATTTATCGCTGATTTAAACGGCGACAAACAAGATGACATCTTGATCCACGACTTCAATCAGGTGCAGTTGTTTATTGCTAATAATGGAGAGTTTAAACAACAAGTATTACCAATTAAACCACAATCTCGATTGTTTGAAGATGGCGCCACGTATACCCAGTCAAAACTCTATGCTAGCGATATCAATCTTGATGGGTTAGTCGACATAGTTAAAATTGGCGAGGGTGAACTCGAGCTTTATCGGCAAGTTGAGGGTGGGATGTTTGACCCTATTACGGAGTTTGTGTCAGTACGCCAGCCTATAAGTGGCATTGATTGGTGGAATAAGCGCGATGCATTTGGTGAGCAGCTTGACCAAAGTGAGTTGGTATACCGTAAAGTGGAGGAACTTAAGGACATTAATAACGACGGTATTACTGATCTCGTGGTGCGTTATACAAAAAGCTCTGGTGTATTCGACAGAGCCAATGATTATGAGGTGTACCTTGGTGAAAACCAAAAGGGAAAGTTAGTGTTCCCTAAGGTGGCTAGCAGTGTTGTTAAAGCGGAAGGCACATTAACGGGCTTACAGTTTATTGATATTGATAGCGACGATAAGGTCGAGGTGATGGTGGCTGGATTTGATATCGGGCTATCGCAGATCATCGGTGCGCTGCTTTCTGGCAGTATCGATCAAGATGTTCACCTGTTTAAAATGGATGAACAAGGGCGTTTTGCGAAGGAGTCGAATGTCAGTAAAGAGGTTGAGCTCAACTTTAGTTTAAGCTCAGGCCAAAGTGGCAGCCCAGTGGTAAAACTGGCCGACCTTAACGGTGATGGATTGAAAGATTTAATGCTGTCAGATGATGAAGACACCTTAAGGATCTATTTTGGCCAGTCTGGCTCACGTCTATTTAGTCGCGAGGCTGAAAAGCACGATTTAAAACTGCCTATTGATGGCGGGATGCTGCAAAGCGATGACTTAAATGGTGATGGTAAAGAGGACATATTGATTAAATATGGTAAGCAAGATGATAAAGCGTTAGCCAACCAATTTAGAGTACTGTTCGCCAGCTAA